Proteins encoded together in one Chitinophaga sp. LS1 window:
- the tnpC gene encoding IS66 family transposase, translating into MRPELLTSITDALKQISTLTETNGELLESLTRERITFGKIIYDLNNQLEAKNGACDKLNRYLNQAHEIMLDREHQVIELQSRIEALESENALLKEQVAQGEKKSWQLQELCEMLQGKKSEKFIPEREKVDAAIQQTLGPDFDLTELEEIIRVASTKGDIQQVDDQIRKGNRKKKKHLAHKGRRVQPSCIEVVTETIDVEGDKTGLIPMGKKVTTYYEYKPGKIIKVQQERLQYRTEDKKFVCQPVAPRLVEKGTVGNSLLAHLHSRRFGYGDPYTRQLRYIKSTTGISFAASTVNGWEEVAFKKLLRLLRCMKKVIVQARYLKVDETRLDYLNDIGEGKPSRGWLWVFLSEEQKLVLFEFNPSRGHKVPQQILKDFKGTLQADGLGSYVAAFKDNEEVDLMTCLSHIRRGFKKAEKYDKKLAAEALTLFNIIYRIEAFAERKKMTDDQRLALRQKYSVPFLDKIHIWLLEQQQIDHLPGTPIIKAVNYALGQWHKLKAFTTLGYVDADNNGVERAIRPVTTFRNNSLFAGNEHGAERVALFYSLIESCKLNDIDPYIYLKDIYDRLHDCPAHELINLLPPYWKKKNT; encoded by the coding sequence GTGCGCCCTGAATTACTCACTTCTATAACAGATGCATTAAAACAAATCTCCACGCTAACGGAGACCAATGGGGAGTTGTTGGAATCTCTGACCAGAGAGAGAATAACGTTTGGTAAGATTATATATGACCTGAATAACCAGCTGGAAGCAAAGAATGGAGCATGTGATAAATTAAACCGTTATCTGAATCAGGCACATGAGATTATGCTTGATAGAGAACATCAGGTCATTGAATTGCAAAGCAGGATCGAAGCATTGGAAAGTGAAAATGCGCTCTTAAAAGAGCAGGTTGCTCAGGGAGAAAAGAAGAGCTGGCAGTTACAGGAGTTATGTGAAATGCTACAGGGTAAAAAGAGTGAGAAATTTATACCTGAACGTGAAAAAGTAGATGCGGCCATACAACAAACCTTAGGACCTGATTTTGATCTGACCGAACTGGAAGAGATTATAAGAGTAGCCTCCACAAAAGGCGATATTCAACAAGTGGATGACCAGATCCGGAAAGGCAACCGCAAAAAGAAAAAACATCTCGCTCATAAAGGTAGAAGAGTACAACCATCTTGTATAGAAGTAGTGACAGAAACAATTGACGTCGAAGGAGACAAGACAGGCCTGATCCCTATGGGCAAAAAAGTGACGACCTATTACGAATACAAGCCGGGTAAAATTATTAAAGTACAACAGGAGCGGCTTCAATATCGTACAGAAGATAAAAAGTTTGTCTGCCAACCAGTAGCCCCTCGTCTGGTAGAAAAAGGAACAGTAGGAAACAGCCTGCTGGCACACTTACACAGCCGCCGGTTTGGATATGGGGATCCATATACACGTCAGTTACGGTATATAAAAAGCACTACTGGCATCAGCTTCGCAGCATCAACGGTAAATGGTTGGGAAGAGGTGGCCTTTAAGAAACTGCTAAGGCTGTTGAGATGTATGAAAAAAGTAATTGTGCAGGCCCGGTATCTGAAGGTCGATGAGACAAGATTAGATTACCTCAATGATATTGGAGAAGGCAAACCATCCAGGGGTTGGCTATGGGTATTTTTATCTGAAGAACAAAAATTAGTATTGTTTGAATTTAACCCATCCCGCGGACATAAGGTTCCACAGCAGATATTAAAAGATTTTAAGGGCACGCTTCAGGCGGATGGCCTGGGTAGCTATGTAGCAGCTTTTAAAGATAATGAGGAGGTGGACCTAATGACATGCCTGTCCCATATCCGCCGCGGTTTTAAGAAAGCAGAGAAATATGATAAAAAGCTAGCGGCAGAAGCATTGACATTGTTCAACATCATTTACAGGATAGAAGCCTTTGCCGAAAGAAAAAAGATGACCGATGACCAGCGATTGGCATTGCGTCAGAAATATAGCGTTCCTTTTCTCGATAAAATACATATCTGGTTGCTGGAACAACAGCAGATAGATCATCTGCCAGGTACACCAATAATTAAAGCAGTTAATTATGCCCTGGGGCAATGGCACAAACTAAAAGCATTTACGACCCTTGGATACGTCGATGCCGACAACAATGGCGTCGAGAGGGCCATCAGACCCGTTACTACCTTCCGCAATAATAGCCTGTTTGCCGGAAATGAACATGGAGCAGAGAGAGTAGCACTTTTTTACTCCCTGATCGAGTCTTGTAAACTTAACGACATCGATCCTTATATTTATCTTAAAGATATCTATGACCGCCTTCATGATTGCCCAGCTCATGAACTTATTAATCTGTTGCCTCCATATTGGAAGAAGAAAAATACATGA
- a CDS encoding transposase, with translation MTSTNLKAFGKVKHLVSAILNELPLITKPQYKFMISLFEVWLCLPVRYTISNLSRFGTYCEKSIRLQMEKEFDFGGFNSSLIKDNSGKHLIAAYDPTYLPKSGKHTPGLGKFWSGKDQKAVKGLEIGCLAIIDVDARTAFPLKVVQTPDKTTLDEKGMSRVDHYVDVIKSEVLTLKSMVDYLAVDSYFMKQEFILPILKEGLHIVTKMRSDANLIYVYNGPRSTGPGRPRIHGDKVSCGSIDKRKIREFAVDNDAVYYSGVVWSAILKCKVRIVYIEEKVTGKYEILLCTDIELKPELILNYYQLRFQIEFLIRDAKQHGGLEECQARSEKKLHFHFNMAFATVGLAKVLFWMKLPDQHRGAFSMRNIKMAWYNRFLTDRIFSNLPLDLNCNKIKKLYQKCLDIGNLAA, from the coding sequence ATGACTAGTACCAATCTCAAAGCCTTTGGCAAGGTGAAACACCTTGTTAGTGCAATTTTAAATGAATTGCCCCTAATAACCAAACCTCAATACAAATTTATGATTTCGCTATTTGAGGTCTGGCTATGTTTGCCTGTTCGATATACCATCTCCAATCTTAGCCGTTTTGGTACTTATTGTGAGAAAAGCATCCGATTGCAAATGGAAAAGGAATTTGATTTCGGAGGCTTTAATAGTTCTTTGATTAAGGATAACAGTGGTAAGCATCTCATTGCTGCTTATGACCCAACTTATTTGCCAAAGTCTGGAAAGCATACTCCTGGTCTGGGTAAATTTTGGAGTGGTAAAGATCAAAAAGCTGTTAAAGGTCTTGAGATAGGATGTCTGGCAATAATAGATGTCGATGCCAGAACTGCTTTCCCATTAAAAGTAGTTCAAACTCCTGATAAGACTACACTTGATGAGAAGGGAATGAGTAGGGTTGATCACTACGTGGATGTTATAAAATCAGAAGTGCTGACCTTAAAAAGTATGGTCGATTATTTAGCAGTCGATTCATATTTCATGAAACAAGAGTTTATTTTACCAATATTGAAGGAAGGATTGCATATTGTAACAAAGATGAGATCCGATGCCAATCTGATTTATGTATACAATGGGCCAAGGTCTACAGGACCTGGACGTCCCAGGATACATGGAGATAAAGTTAGTTGTGGCAGTATTGATAAGCGAAAAATCAGGGAATTTGCTGTAGATAATGACGCTGTTTATTATAGTGGTGTAGTTTGGTCTGCTATTCTTAAATGCAAGGTTAGAATTGTATACATAGAAGAAAAGGTCACGGGTAAATATGAAATACTTCTTTGTACGGATATCGAACTAAAACCAGAGTTGATACTCAACTATTATCAACTGCGCTTCCAGATTGAATTTCTTATCCGTGATGCAAAGCAACATGGGGGCTTGGAGGAATGCCAGGCAAGAAGTGAGAAAAAGTTACACTTCCATTTCAATATGGCATTTGCTACTGTGGGTCTGGCCAAAGTGTTATTTTGGATGAAACTACCAGATCAACATAGAGGTGCTTTTTCTATGAGAAATATTAAAATGGCATGGTACAACAGATTTTTAACTGACCGAATTTTCTCAAACTTGCCACTGGACTTGAATTGTAATAAAATAAAAAAGCTATATCAAAAGTGCCTGGATATAGGAAATTTGGCCGCTTAA
- the tnpA gene encoding IS66 family insertion sequence element accessory protein TnpA, with the protein MRKKQIQRSLPGSPLKVDMAFHVRQQPDSGMIISEYCRAHQISEGSFYYWLKKTNNTSPVPSSPPAILPVKIVASSNEPVNSNLFAEVRGIAIYQPVPAEYLLTLLNH; encoded by the coding sequence ATGCGAAAGAAGCAAATTCAGAGATCTCTCCCTGGTTCTCCCTTAAAAGTAGACATGGCATTCCATGTTCGTCAGCAGCCTGATTCCGGCATGATTATTAGCGAATACTGCAGGGCTCATCAAATAAGTGAAGGCAGTTTTTATTACTGGTTAAAGAAAACAAACAATACTTCACCGGTTCCATCCTCACCACCAGCAATACTTCCCGTAAAAATTGTAGCATCATCAAATGAGCCTGTTAATTCAAACTTATTTGCTGAAGTGCGCGGTATTGCAATTTATCAACCTGTGCCGGCAGAATATTTACTCACCTTGCTAAATCATTAG
- a CDS encoding transposase, protein MFCEPKDTTLGIISEGIIRKWILPHLSIGKRGYKSKVDLVKVVSLILKRLKTGCQWRELSIKEYFPNGEITWQGVYYYFNKWSSDGSWKLIWINLLKENRQILDLSSIQLDGSHTPSKRGGYAVGYQGRKSCKTSNSLFLSDNQGQILSVSEPQSGNHNDLYNIVSTFEEMLTTLEEATINTKGLFLNADAGFDGGEFREYCMEKELEANIATNSRNSKQTSESYQYFDDQLYKRRYKIEQAK, encoded by the coding sequence TTGTTTTGCGAACCAAAAGATACTACCCTGGGAATCATAAGCGAAGGTATAATAAGAAAATGGATATTGCCGCATTTAAGTATAGGAAAGCGAGGATATAAGTCAAAAGTGGATTTGGTGAAAGTAGTAAGCTTGATATTAAAACGGTTAAAAACGGGCTGTCAGTGGCGAGAATTAAGTATTAAAGAATATTTCCCCAATGGTGAAATTACGTGGCAAGGCGTGTATTACTACTTTAATAAATGGAGCAGCGATGGATCGTGGAAACTTATCTGGATAAATCTTTTAAAGGAAAATCGCCAAATCCTTGATTTGTCTTCGATTCAATTAGATGGAAGTCATACACCATCGAAGCGAGGAGGCTATGCAGTAGGCTATCAGGGTCGAAAATCATGCAAAACGAGTAATAGTTTGTTTTTGAGTGACAATCAAGGCCAGATACTTAGTGTAAGCGAGCCACAATCCGGCAATCACAATGATCTTTATAATATTGTTTCAACTTTTGAAGAAATGCTAACCACCCTCGAAGAGGCTACAATAAATACGAAAGGATTGTTCTTAAATGCAGATGCAGGATTTGATGGAGGAGAATTCAGAGAATACTGTATGGAAAAGGAATTGGAAGCTAATATCGCTACCAATTCCCGTAATAGCAAGCAAACCAGTGAGTCATATCAATACTTTGATGATCAATTATATAAAAGACGCTACAAGATCGAACAAGCAAAGTAA
- the tnpB gene encoding IS66 family insertion sequence element accessory protein TnpB (TnpB, as the term is used for proteins encoded by IS66 family insertion elements, is considered an accessory protein, since TnpC, encoded by a neighboring gene, is a DDE family transposase.): MLSLAGYNFYIYTSAADMRMGINGLSGIVRNQMALDPLAKGIIYLFFNGRLTQVKMLQFDGDGQALYYKRLARGTFGKPVYDPGCQAMMIERKDVMLILEGIEIKYRKRYERKSGKSTDQPN, translated from the coding sequence ATGTTGTCATTAGCTGGTTATAATTTTTATATCTATACATCTGCAGCGGATATGCGGATGGGAATAAATGGTTTGTCAGGCATCGTACGTAATCAAATGGCACTTGATCCATTAGCTAAGGGCATCATCTATTTGTTTTTTAACGGGCGTCTCACCCAGGTGAAAATGTTGCAATTTGATGGAGATGGTCAGGCGCTTTATTACAAAAGACTAGCCAGAGGCACCTTTGGCAAACCTGTTTATGATCCTGGTTGCCAGGCGATGATGATTGAACGCAAAGATGTGATGCTCATCCTGGAAGGAATCGAGATTAAGTACAGAAAGCGTTACGAAAGAAAGTCAGGAAAATCAACAGATCAGCCAAACTAA